In Vespa velutina chromosome 1, iVesVel2.1, whole genome shotgun sequence, the following proteins share a genomic window:
- the LOC124947632 gene encoding gamma-tubulin complex component 6 isoform X2, translated as MNFKKENSDVYHLITELSKEICQKECLSLEHTYLESRNDITKIKKLRSKAFEILLNKSLKRQNNHDEVMKERKDPVIEIYKYAFVLKLHMRHVSEGILLESLLDEFNADDLQTGSVTYLVLQLLIELKNYHNNQETDLNIFYYSSVNPALLEPLRTLENASQFPIYPIETFILSNKLDALLDIQKCYIIQQTTANSINRSCLYNQNISAFSNKLDSIRRKIDVGWFPIPKCITDFCFRDTVSYFLPQTMTDMDYNANSMDKSRQEIELERNKPWLNAKFLNRCIESVSEVRRSSSESLYNEIVNIKDIYEEIWDNVDIKSTLMLNPRTWETLGEFESAKQYNFLTDTPNAMLHLTRIKQICTLLLLPERIISNIEFPEEISTKEFAMNIKLLLLGTETKSFKYNNEIGFYMPQNIAVRGICNETLINICQRFIYWGNCFKHLTNLITPNSNSGKLPQEGLIFKAMCMSIKEILLHYKAAILRIFEHINEYTGLLNVLNKVQPVALLLSEVTKLCRYNGENGKMGENCNIFAIINKMITRITLPQIAFALYTILKSCCEVYFRFLQKWLFEGICHDIYGEFMIKEHSQFLRSKGPKFWTKSFTLHHESVPSFLNRLTESILQCGKAVRLLKICDPKNPVCNVFNSSQPELKVCLSVTMLREQLIKCKEYKCRGEEALGRPISLSVAIQDQKDAEREKANLVINAQQDTLSRIKREQEEFLKNTIENKRELLKVLKEQAIEANLYKAKEREAEMLTDRLLMEKNNQREEVLYNLKCSESAYLKNYYTDLDGNIQKQRARIEWCNKRMKYFDERVAALSKMEEDIWKSDTDILKDFENNKTERVIIPPRNIYNLQHVLNNIESNRTLLSDNIAQEDENSNFEEVEIRALKPSEIIRADNVNIVIRSDEEETALEKISDNRNTNKQFGVKRSTNTLETPANMNNIYKCNNERSSLQEFLRSEVLVKELQLEPIIKNPYKVQSRINDVLTNALMSHAQANLEIHNNKDNRTFNRPKVLEIERLDNMTEAKRNKMRMLRHEFGITPNNNQSNLIIVDRRLISDDIIINPDNLPEDNNRNYDVTTNTIKSPIDAIGGDTRKNSKVISGEMSVEGNLDFFDKINNEINEIGQISSATDNFASSINSITSNLPTYEDISPLDLNSLSSSSNIKLNGAVPSVFPEHHNVNIFTPSTSNDDINTSDFTSLTVADVELIDNTSLQVYLEKSIIIPLQIQSRIVNDALIKYLLNEHNMLLHLQSLRSYFFLLNGEFAKCLTNSLYARLYEISVPIELFNSATLTNLLERALISSFSSNYMNSELLSLSAIDTPMQLHISDPHALDCLCLSYKISWPLNIILDDAVMVQYSKVFKFLLMIGRVLWVLQEDFRMMKVEHEAAISEQYHKLQLYRHSMTQFISALHNYITCSVLHASWIEFEKDLCNSLTLDQIRFSHVNYIKRILSRCILNTRGEKMRTCLGNIFKVILKFHNRLRSQSWISNSEGHVHPNFKKLEQMYEVFCELRIYLSRIAHKLTTSGYQPHLIHFLNTLNINHMYDLTEKTS; from the exons atgaattttaaaaaagaaaattcagacGTTTACCATCTCATAACTGAACTAAGTAAAGAAATATGTCAAAAGGAATGTCTTTCGTTGGAACATACGTATCTAGAAAGCAGGAATGATATAaccaaaataaagaaattaagaagTAAAGCTTTTGAGatactattaaataaaagtctgaaaagacaaaataatcATG aTGAGGtgatgaaggaaagaaaggatcCTGTAATAGAGATATATAAGTATGCGTTTGTATTAAAACTTCATATGAGACATGTGTCAGAGGGTATATTATTAGAAAGCCTTTTGGATGAATTTAATGCAGATGATTTACAAACGGGAAGCGTAACATATTTAGTTTTGCAATTGcttatagaattaaaaaattatcataataatcaagAAACTGATTTA aATATCTTTTACTACTCAAGCGTCAACCCTGCATTATTGGAACCTCTGAGGACATTAGAGAATGCATCACAATTTCCGATATATCCTATAGAAACGTTTATACTGTCGAACAAATTGGATGCATTGTTAGATATTcagaaatgttatattatacaacAGACAACTGCAAACTCCATAAATAGATCatgtttatataatcaaaatatatcggcattttcaaataaattagaCTCTATTAG acGTAAAATTGACGTCGGTTGGTTTCCCATACCAAAGTGTATAACTGATTTCTGCTTTAGAGATACTGTTTCATATTTCTTACCACAGACTATG ACAGATATGGATTACAATGCAAATTCAATGGATAAATCTAGACAAGAAATAGAACTGGAACGTAATAAGCCTTGGTTGAATGCAAAATTTCTAAATAGGTGTATTGAAAGCGTTTCGGAAGTAAGGAGATCATCTAGCGAAAGcctttataatgaaattgtaaatattaaagacaTCTACGAAGAGATATGGGATAACGTGGACATAAAAAGCACTTTAATGCTCAATCCTCGTACATGGGAAACTTTGGGAGAATTTGAATCTGCAAAGCAGTATAATTTCTTAACGGATACTCCAAATGCCATGTTGCATTTGACAAGAATAAAACAGATCTGTACTTTGTTGTTACTTCCAGAGAGG ATTATCAGTAATATAGAATTTCCAGAAGAAATTTCAACTAAAGAATTtgcaatgaatataaaattattgttattgggTACCGAAAcgaaatcttttaaatataataatgag ATTGGTTTTTACATGCCTCAGAATATTGCTGTTCGTGGCATTTGCAATGAAACATTAATCAATATTTGCCAAAGATTTATCTACTGGGGTAATTGTTTCAAACATTTAACAAACTTGATTACACCAAATTCAAACAGCGGAAAGCTCCCACAGGAAGGCCTTATATTCAAg GCAATGTGTATGAGCATCAAAGAAATACTTCTTCATTACAAAGCTGCTATTTTGCGAATTTTTGAGCATATTAATGAATACACAGGATTATTGAATGTGTTAAATAAAGTCCAACCAGTGGCTCTGTTATTGTCCGAAGTAACTAAGCTTTGCCGGTACAATGGAGAAAACGGAAAAATGGGTGAAAATTGCAACATTTTTgcgataattaacaaaatgatTACAAGGATCACTCTTCCTCAAATTGCATTTGCTTTGTATACCATTCTAAAATCATGCTGCGAAGTTTATTTTCG atttttaCAGAAATGGCTTTTCGAAGGTATATGTCACGACATTTATGGAGAATTCATGATTAAAGAACATTCACAATTTTTACGTAGCAAAGGTCCAAAATTTTGGACCAAAAGTTTTACTCTCCATCACGAGTCAGTTCCAAGTTTTCTAAATCGGTTAACGGAATCTATATTACAATGTGGGAAAGCAGTACGACTTTTGAAAATATGTGATCCTAAG aatcCCGTGTgtaatgtttttaattcttcGCAACCAGAATTAAAAGTATGCTTGAGCGTAACAATGTTACGTGAACagttaataaaatgtaaagaatACAAATGCAGAGGAGAAGAAGCTTTAGGCCGACCGATATCACTTTCAGTGGCTATTCAGGATCAAAAAGAtgctgaaagagaaaaggccAATCTGGTCATTAATGCGCAACAGGATACATTATCGAGAATAAAGA GAGAGCAAGAAGAATTCTTAAAGAATACgattgaaaacaaaagagaacttttaaaagtattaaaggAGCAAGCTATTGAAGCTAACTTATACAAAGCAAAAGAAAGGGAAGCTGAAATGTTAACCGATAGATTACTTATGGAAAAAAACAACCAGAGAGAAGAAGTATTGTATAACTTGAAGTGTTCCGAAAG cgcttatttaaaaaattattacaccGATCTTGATGGTAACATTCAGAAGCAACGCGCACGCATAGAATGGtgtaataaaagaatgaaatatttcgatgaaagGGTAGCCGCGTTATCTAAAATGGAGGAAGATATATGGAAATCGGATACGGATATATTGAAGGAttttgaaaacaataaaactGAGCGTGTTATAATACCtccaagaaatatatataatcttcaaCATGTTTTGAATAATATTGAGTCAAATAGAACATTATTATCTGACAATATTGCGCAAGAGGATGAAAATAGTAATTTCGAAGAAGTCGAAATACGAGCGTTAAAGCCTTCCGAGATTATTCGCGCTGATAATGTCAACATCGTTATACGATCTGACGAGGAAGAAACTGCGTTAGAAAAGATTTCTGATAATAGGAATACAAATAAACAATTTGGAGTAAAACGGTCTACGAACACGTTAGAAACGCCCgcaaatatgaataatatttataaatgcaaTAATGAGAGAAGTAGTTTGCAAGAATTTTTACGAAGCGAAGTATTAGTAAAAGAATTACAATTGGAaccgattattaaaaatccatATAAAGTACAATCGAGGATTAATGATGTTCTCACGAATGCGTTAATGAGCCATGCACAAGCCAATTTAGagatacataataataaggataatagaaCTTTTAATAGACCTAAAGTTCTCGAAATAGAGAGACTTGATAACATGACAGAAGCGAAGCGTAATAAAATGAGAATGTTGAGACATGAGTTTGGCATAACGCCAAATAACAatcaatcaaatttaattattgtgGATAGAAGATTAATTTcggatgatattattattaatcccGATAATCTCCCTGAggataataatcgaaattatgaTGTTACAACTAATACAATTAAATCACCAATCGACGCGATAGGAGGAGATACtagaaaaaattcgaaagtgATCTCTGGGGAGATGAGCGTCGAAGGAAATTTGGATTTTTTCGACAAAATCAATAACGAAATCAACGAAATTGGACAAATTTCTTCTGCGACGGATAATTTCGCATCGTCCATAAATAGTATTACGTCCAATTTACCAACTTACGAAGACATTTCTCCTTTGGATCTCAATAGTTTATCCTCATcgtcaaatattaaattaaatggtGCCGTTCCTTCCGTATTCCCAGAACATCACAATGTCAACATTTTCACGCCTTCGACTTCaaatgatgatattaatacCTCAGATTTTACATCATTGACCGTAGCTGACGTcgaattaatagataatacatCTCTACAGGTTTATTtggaaaaatcgattattataccATTGCAAATACAAAGTCGTATTGTTAATGATgctcttattaaatatttattaaatgagcATAATATGCTTTTACATTTGCAAAGCTTAAgaagttattttttcttattaaatggAGAATTTGCCAAATGCCTAACAAATTCTTTATACGCTCGTCTGTATGAGATATCCGTACCAATAGAACTTTTCAATTCAGCCACTCTAACGAATTTATTGGAGCGTGCACTTATTAGCTCTTTCAGCAGCAATTACATGAATTCGGAATTGCTTAGCCTTTCGGCCATCGATACACCCATGCAATTACAT ATATCCGATCCCCATGCTTTGGATTGTCTGTGCCTTAGTTACAAAATTTCATGGcctttaaatataatcttagATGACGCAGTAATGGTACAATATAGCAAGGTGTTTAAATTTTTGTTGATGATTGGTAGAGTACTTTGGGTATTACAAGAAGATTTTCGTATGATGAAGGTTGAACACGAAGCGGCCATATCGGAACAATATCACAag CTTCAACTGTACAGGCATTCAATGACACAATTTATCAGTGCacttcataattatataacttGCAGTGTATTGC
- the LOC124947632 gene encoding gamma-tubulin complex component 6 isoform X4, whose product MDYNANSMDKSRQEIELERNKPWLNAKFLNRCIESVSEVRRSSSESLYNEIVNIKDIYEEIWDNVDIKSTLMLNPRTWETLGEFESAKQYNFLTDTPNAMLHLTRIKQICTLLLLPERVMCIYFYFDIIAIDMYKCNMDFSNQQIISNIEFPEEISTKEFAMNIKLLLLGTETKSFKYNNEIGFYMPQNIAVRGICNETLINICQRFIYWGNCFKHLTNLITPNSNSGKLPQEGLIFKAMCMSIKEILLHYKAAILRIFEHINEYTGLLNVLNKVQPVALLLSEVTKLCRYNGENGKMGENCNIFAIINKMITRITLPQIAFALYTILKSCCEVYFRFLQKWLFEGICHDIYGEFMIKEHSQFLRSKGPKFWTKSFTLHHESVPSFLNRLTESILQCGKAVRLLKICDPKNPVCNVFNSSQPELKVCLSVTMLREQLIKCKEYKCRGEEALGRPISLSVAIQDQKDAEREKANLVINAQQDTLSRIKREQEEFLKNTIENKRELLKVLKEQAIEANLYKAKEREAEMLTDRLLMEKNNQREEVLYNLKCSESAYLKNYYTDLDGNIQKQRARIEWCNKRMKYFDERVAALSKMEEDIWKSDTDILKDFENNKTERVIIPPRNIYNLQHVLNNIESNRTLLSDNIAQEDENSNFEEVEIRALKPSEIIRADNVNIVIRSDEEETALEKISDNRNTNKQFGVKRSTNTLETPANMNNIYKCNNERSSLQEFLRSEVLVKELQLEPIIKNPYKVQSRINDVLTNALMSHAQANLEIHNNKDNRTFNRPKVLEIERLDNMTEAKRNKMRMLRHEFGITPNNNQSNLIIVDRRLISDDIIINPDNLPEDNNRNYDVTTNTIKSPIDAIGGDTRKNSKVISGEMSVEGNLDFFDKINNEINEIGQISSATDNFASSINSITSNLPTYEDISPLDLNSLSSSSNIKLNGAVPSVFPEHHNVNIFTPSTSNDDINTSDFTSLTVADVELIDNTSLQVYLEKSIIIPLQIQSRIVNDALIKYLLNEHNMLLHLQSLRSYFFLLNGEFAKCLTNSLYARLYEISVPIELFNSATLTNLLERALISSFSSNYMNSELLSLSAIDTPMQLHISDPHALDCLCLSYKISWPLNIILDDAVMVQYSKVFKFLLMIGRVLWVLQEDFRMMKVEHEAAISEQYHKLQLYRHSMTQFISALHNYITCSVLHASWIEFEKDLCNSLTLDQIRFSHVNYIKRILSRCILNTRGEKMRTCLGNIFKVILKFHNRLRSQSWISNSEGHVHPNFKKLEQMYEVFCELRIYLSRIAHKLTTSGYQPHLIHFLNTLNINHMYDLTEKTS is encoded by the exons ATGGATTACAATGCAAATTCAATGGATAAATCTAGACAAGAAATAGAACTGGAACGTAATAAGCCTTGGTTGAATGCAAAATTTCTAAATAGGTGTATTGAAAGCGTTTCGGAAGTAAGGAGATCATCTAGCGAAAGcctttataatgaaattgtaaatattaaagacaTCTACGAAGAGATATGGGATAACGTGGACATAAAAAGCACTTTAATGCTCAATCCTCGTACATGGGAAACTTTGGGAGAATTTGAATCTGCAAAGCAGTATAATTTCTTAACGGATACTCCAAATGCCATGTTGCATTTGACAAGAATAAAACAGATCTGTACTTTGTTGTTACTTCCAGAGAGGGTAATGTGCATCtacttttatttcgatatcatAGCAATTGATATGTATAAGTGTAATATGGATTTTTCTAACCAGCAGATTATCAGTAATATAGAATTTCCAGAAGAAATTTCAACTAAAGAATTtgcaatgaatataaaattattgttattgggTACCGAAAcgaaatcttttaaatataataatgag ATTGGTTTTTACATGCCTCAGAATATTGCTGTTCGTGGCATTTGCAATGAAACATTAATCAATATTTGCCAAAGATTTATCTACTGGGGTAATTGTTTCAAACATTTAACAAACTTGATTACACCAAATTCAAACAGCGGAAAGCTCCCACAGGAAGGCCTTATATTCAAg GCAATGTGTATGAGCATCAAAGAAATACTTCTTCATTACAAAGCTGCTATTTTGCGAATTTTTGAGCATATTAATGAATACACAGGATTATTGAATGTGTTAAATAAAGTCCAACCAGTGGCTCTGTTATTGTCCGAAGTAACTAAGCTTTGCCGGTACAATGGAGAAAACGGAAAAATGGGTGAAAATTGCAACATTTTTgcgataattaacaaaatgatTACAAGGATCACTCTTCCTCAAATTGCATTTGCTTTGTATACCATTCTAAAATCATGCTGCGAAGTTTATTTTCG atttttaCAGAAATGGCTTTTCGAAGGTATATGTCACGACATTTATGGAGAATTCATGATTAAAGAACATTCACAATTTTTACGTAGCAAAGGTCCAAAATTTTGGACCAAAAGTTTTACTCTCCATCACGAGTCAGTTCCAAGTTTTCTAAATCGGTTAACGGAATCTATATTACAATGTGGGAAAGCAGTACGACTTTTGAAAATATGTGATCCTAAG aatcCCGTGTgtaatgtttttaattcttcGCAACCAGAATTAAAAGTATGCTTGAGCGTAACAATGTTACGTGAACagttaataaaatgtaaagaatACAAATGCAGAGGAGAAGAAGCTTTAGGCCGACCGATATCACTTTCAGTGGCTATTCAGGATCAAAAAGAtgctgaaagagaaaaggccAATCTGGTCATTAATGCGCAACAGGATACATTATCGAGAATAAAGA GAGAGCAAGAAGAATTCTTAAAGAATACgattgaaaacaaaagagaacttttaaaagtattaaaggAGCAAGCTATTGAAGCTAACTTATACAAAGCAAAAGAAAGGGAAGCTGAAATGTTAACCGATAGATTACTTATGGAAAAAAACAACCAGAGAGAAGAAGTATTGTATAACTTGAAGTGTTCCGAAAG cgcttatttaaaaaattattacaccGATCTTGATGGTAACATTCAGAAGCAACGCGCACGCATAGAATGGtgtaataaaagaatgaaatatttcgatgaaagGGTAGCCGCGTTATCTAAAATGGAGGAAGATATATGGAAATCGGATACGGATATATTGAAGGAttttgaaaacaataaaactGAGCGTGTTATAATACCtccaagaaatatatataatcttcaaCATGTTTTGAATAATATTGAGTCAAATAGAACATTATTATCTGACAATATTGCGCAAGAGGATGAAAATAGTAATTTCGAAGAAGTCGAAATACGAGCGTTAAAGCCTTCCGAGATTATTCGCGCTGATAATGTCAACATCGTTATACGATCTGACGAGGAAGAAACTGCGTTAGAAAAGATTTCTGATAATAGGAATACAAATAAACAATTTGGAGTAAAACGGTCTACGAACACGTTAGAAACGCCCgcaaatatgaataatatttataaatgcaaTAATGAGAGAAGTAGTTTGCAAGAATTTTTACGAAGCGAAGTATTAGTAAAAGAATTACAATTGGAaccgattattaaaaatccatATAAAGTACAATCGAGGATTAATGATGTTCTCACGAATGCGTTAATGAGCCATGCACAAGCCAATTTAGagatacataataataaggataatagaaCTTTTAATAGACCTAAAGTTCTCGAAATAGAGAGACTTGATAACATGACAGAAGCGAAGCGTAATAAAATGAGAATGTTGAGACATGAGTTTGGCATAACGCCAAATAACAatcaatcaaatttaattattgtgGATAGAAGATTAATTTcggatgatattattattaatcccGATAATCTCCCTGAggataataatcgaaattatgaTGTTACAACTAATACAATTAAATCACCAATCGACGCGATAGGAGGAGATACtagaaaaaattcgaaagtgATCTCTGGGGAGATGAGCGTCGAAGGAAATTTGGATTTTTTCGACAAAATCAATAACGAAATCAACGAAATTGGACAAATTTCTTCTGCGACGGATAATTTCGCATCGTCCATAAATAGTATTACGTCCAATTTACCAACTTACGAAGACATTTCTCCTTTGGATCTCAATAGTTTATCCTCATcgtcaaatattaaattaaatggtGCCGTTCCTTCCGTATTCCCAGAACATCACAATGTCAACATTTTCACGCCTTCGACTTCaaatgatgatattaatacCTCAGATTTTACATCATTGACCGTAGCTGACGTcgaattaatagataatacatCTCTACAGGTTTATTtggaaaaatcgattattataccATTGCAAATACAAAGTCGTATTGTTAATGATgctcttattaaatatttattaaatgagcATAATATGCTTTTACATTTGCAAAGCTTAAgaagttattttttcttattaaatggAGAATTTGCCAAATGCCTAACAAATTCTTTATACGCTCGTCTGTATGAGATATCCGTACCAATAGAACTTTTCAATTCAGCCACTCTAACGAATTTATTGGAGCGTGCACTTATTAGCTCTTTCAGCAGCAATTACATGAATTCGGAATTGCTTAGCCTTTCGGCCATCGATACACCCATGCAATTACAT ATATCCGATCCCCATGCTTTGGATTGTCTGTGCCTTAGTTACAAAATTTCATGGcctttaaatataatcttagATGACGCAGTAATGGTACAATATAGCAAGGTGTTTAAATTTTTGTTGATGATTGGTAGAGTACTTTGGGTATTACAAGAAGATTTTCGTATGATGAAGGTTGAACACGAAGCGGCCATATCGGAACAATATCACAag CTTCAACTGTACAGGCATTCAATGACACAATTTATCAGTGCacttcataattatataacttGCAGTGTATTGC